A part of Vicugna pacos chromosome 14, VicPac4, whole genome shotgun sequence genomic DNA contains:
- the MTMR6 gene encoding phosphatidylinositol-3,5-bisphosphate 3-phosphatase MTMR6, with product MEHIRTTKVEQVKLLDRFSSSNKALTGTLYLTATHLLFIDSHQKETWILHHHIASVEKLALTTSGCPLVIQCKNFRTVHFIVPRERDCHDIYNSLLQLSKQAKYEDLYAFSYNPKQNDSERRRGWQLIDLAEEYQRMGVPNSNWQLSDANRDYKICETYPKELYVPRIASKPIIVGSSKFRSKGRFPVLSYYHQSKEAAICRCSQPLSGFSARCLEDEHLLQAISKANPANRYMYVVDTRPRLNAMANRAAGKGYENEDNYSNIRFQFVGIENIHVMRSSLQRLLEVSGTRGLSVGDLYSGLQSSGWLRHVQAVLGAAVVLAKAVTTESASVLVHCSDGWDRTSQVCSLGSLLLDPYYRTVRGFMVLIEKDWISFGHKFSERCGHLDGDPKEVSPVFTQFLECVWHLTEQFPQAFEFNEAFLLQIHEHIHSCQFGNFIGNCQKEREELKLKEKTYSLWPFLLEDREKYLNPLYRPQAQEFAVLEPNTVSFNFKFWRNMYHQFDRTLHPRQSVFNIVVNMNEQNKQLENDIKDLESQIKKRKNKQADGVLTKELLNSVRPESPMLKTSLCFKEQTLLPGNDALRTIDSSNPADNRYSEYAEEFSKPDPAVVSLEYGVARMTC from the exons ATGGAGCACATCCGTACGACCAAG GTTGAGCAAGTGAAATTACTTGACCGATTCAGTAGCAGCAACAAGGCACTGACAGGGACCCTGTACCTCACGGCCACACATCTGTTGTTCATAGACTCTCACCAGAAAGAAACCTGG ATCTTGCACCACCACATTGCCTCGGTGGAGAAGCTGGCTCTGACGACGTCGGGGTGCCCACTGGTGATTCAGTGCAAGAACTTCCGGACTGTGCATTTCATCGTTCCCAGAGAAAGAGATTGCCACGACATCTACAACTCTCTACTACAGCTGTCAAAGCAAG CAAAATATGAAGACCTCTACGCATTCTCTTATAACCCCAAACAAAACGATTCAGAAAGACGGCGAGGCTGGCAGCTCATTGACCTTGCGGAGGAGTATCAGAGGATGGGGGTGCCGAATTCAAACTGGCAGCTGTCTGACGCCAACAGGGATTACAAG ATTTGCGAAACTTACCCCAAAGAGCTTTATGTTCCCCGAATAGCAAGCAAGCCAATAATTGTTGGTAGTTCCAAGTTCCGGAGCAAGGGGCGGTTCCCTGTTCTTTCCTACTATCATCAGAGTAAGGAG GCTGCCATTTGTCGATGTAGTCAGCCACTGTCAGGATTCAGTGCCCGGTGCCTGGAGGACGAGCATTTGCTTCAGGCCATCAGCAAAGCCAACCCAGCCAACCGCTACATGTACGTCGTGGACACCAGGCCCCGG ctgAATGCCATGGCCAACAGAGCAGCTGGAAAAGGTTATGAAAATGAAGACAACTACTCTAATATTAGGTTTCAGTTTGTTGGGATTGAAAACATTCACGTCATGCGGTCCAGCCTTCAGAGACTGTTGGAAG TCAGCGGCACCAGAGGGCTGTCTGTCGGCGACCTCTACTCCGGCCTGCAGAGCTCGGGGTGGCTCCGCCACGTCCAGGCCGTCCTGGGCGCCGCAGTCGTCTTAGCCAAG GCGGTAACGACCGAGAGCGCCAGTGTGTTGGTCCATTGCTCTGATGGCTGGGACAGGACCTCCCAGGTTTGCTCCCTGGGCTCCCTCCTGCTGGATCCCTACTACAGGACAGTCAGAGGATTCATG GTTTTAATAGAAAAGGATTGGATCTCCtttggacataagttttcagagaG GTGTGGCCATCTGGACGGGGACCCCAAAGAAGTCTCCCCGGTGTTCACTCAGTTCTTGGAATGCGTGTGGCATCTGACCGAACAGTTTCCACAAGCCTTCGAATTCAATGAAGCGTTTCTTCTTCAGATCCACGAACATATTCATTCATGCCAATTTGGAAACTTTATTGGAAACtgtcagaaggaaagagaagaactcaa GCTGAAGGAGAAGACGTACTCGCTGTGGCCGTTTCTGTTGGAAGATCGAGAGAAGTACTTAAATCCTCTCTACCGGCCCCAGGCTCAGGAATTTGCAGTTTTGGAACCAAATACAGTGTCTTTCAATTTCAA GTTTTGGAGAAACATGTACCACCAGTTTGATCGAACTTTGCATCCTAGGCAGTCTGTATTTAATATAGTTGTGAATATGAATGAGCAAAATAAACAGTTGGAGAACGACATTAAGGACTTAGAATCT CAAATTAAGAAACGTAAAAATAAGCAAGCAGATGGAGTTCTCACCAAGGAATTGTTAAATTCAGTTCGTCCTGAATCACCTATGCTCAAAACTTCCTTGTGTTTTAAGGAGCAGACGCTGCTCCCCGGGAATGATGCTCTTCGAACTATAGACAGCAGCAACCCAGCGGATAATCGGTACAGCGAATACGCCGAGGAGTTTTCCAAGCCGGACCCCGCCGTGGTCAGCCTGGAGTACGGCGTGGCGAGGATGACCTGTTAG